Proteins encoded within one genomic window of Marinobacter halotolerans:
- the cysB gene encoding HTH-type transcriptional regulator CysB, whose amino-acid sequence MKLQQLRYIWEVAHHDLNVSATAQSLFTSQPGISKQIRLLEDELGLEVFARSGKHLTRVTPGGEIIIREAGEILRRVEGIKKIAQEFSNQRKGDLSIATTHTQARYALPPIISGFIEAFPDVSLHMHQGTPMQISEMAADGSVDFAIATEAMELFNDLIMMPCYRWNRSVIVPRNHPLAQASELSLEELAQYPLVTYVFGFTGRSKLDEAFQAHGLTPKVVFTAADADVIKTYVRLGLGVGIIASMAFDETADSDLVALDARKLFRPSVTRIGFRKGTFLRGYMYDFIQRFAPHLTRERVDEAVSHQGSRSEIEEIFSDVELPTY is encoded by the coding sequence ATGAAACTACAACAGCTTCGGTATATCTGGGAAGTCGCGCATCACGATCTCAACGTTTCAGCCACTGCGCAAAGCCTGTTTACCTCACAACCCGGTATTTCCAAGCAGATCAGGCTGCTGGAAGACGAGCTGGGGCTGGAAGTGTTTGCCAGGAGCGGTAAGCACCTGACCCGGGTGACACCCGGTGGCGAAATCATCATTCGCGAGGCCGGGGAAATTCTGCGCCGGGTGGAAGGCATCAAGAAGATTGCCCAGGAATTCAGCAATCAGCGCAAGGGTGACCTGAGCATTGCCACCACCCATACCCAGGCCCGATACGCGCTGCCGCCCATCATCAGTGGTTTTATTGAAGCTTTCCCGGATGTGTCCCTGCACATGCACCAGGGCACGCCCATGCAGATTTCCGAAATGGCGGCGGACGGATCGGTGGATTTTGCCATCGCCACCGAGGCCATGGAGCTGTTCAACGACCTGATCATGATGCCCTGCTACCGTTGGAATCGCAGCGTGATCGTGCCCCGCAATCATCCCCTGGCCCAGGCTTCCGAGCTTTCCCTGGAAGAGCTGGCGCAGTATCCGCTGGTGACCTATGTGTTCGGTTTTACCGGCAGGTCCAAGCTGGATGAGGCGTTTCAGGCACACGGCCTGACGCCAAAGGTGGTGTTCACCGCCGCGGATGCGGACGTGATCAAGACCTATGTCCGGCTTGGCCTGGGTGTGGGCATTATCGCCAGCATGGCCTTTGATGAAACGGCGGATTCCGATCTGGTGGCGCTGGATGCCCGCAAGCTGTTCCGGCCCAGCGTGACGCGCATCGGCTTCAGAAAGGGGACGTTCCTGCGGGGGTATATGTACGACTTTATCCAGCGCTTTGCGCCGCACCTGACCAGAGAGCGGGTGGATGAAGCGGTCAGCCATCAGGGCAGCCGGTCGGAGATCGAGGAAATCTTCTCCGACGTGGAACTGCCCACTTACTAA
- a CDS encoding phosphoadenylyl-sulfate reductase has product MTNIAQLKDDLDGQSPRAILKAAFAKFDNIAISFSGAEDVALIEMAHKMTDNLQVFSLDTGRLHAETYEFFEKVRNHYGINIEFLFPDAAEVEDMVNRKGMFSFYEDGHSECCGIRKVNPLRRKLKTVDAWITGQRKDQSPGTRHDVPVVQLDDAFSTDEKQLVKFNPLANWTSKDVWDYIRISEAPFNELHNRGFVSIGCQPCTRPVLPGQHEREGRWWWEEATKKECGLHAGNVIASE; this is encoded by the coding sequence ATGACGAACATTGCACAGCTGAAGGACGATCTGGATGGCCAGAGCCCACGAGCCATCCTCAAGGCCGCCTTCGCGAAATTCGATAACATTGCCATTTCATTCAGCGGTGCCGAAGACGTCGCCCTGATCGAAATGGCCCACAAGATGACAGACAACCTGCAGGTCTTCTCGCTGGACACCGGCCGGCTGCACGCGGAAACCTACGAGTTCTTCGAGAAAGTCCGCAATCATTACGGCATCAATATCGAATTCCTGTTTCCGGACGCCGCCGAAGTCGAAGACATGGTAAACCGCAAGGGTATGTTCAGCTTTTATGAAGACGGCCATTCCGAATGCTGCGGCATCCGCAAGGTCAACCCGCTGCGCCGCAAGCTGAAAACCGTGGACGCCTGGATTACCGGCCAGAGAAAGGACCAGAGCCCCGGCACCCGTCATGATGTGCCGGTGGTACAGCTGGACGACGCCTTCTCCACGGATGAAAAGCAGCTGGTCAAGTTCAATCCGCTGGCGAACTGGACCTCAAAGGACGTCTGGGACTATATCCGGATCAGCGAAGCGCCTTTTAACGAACTGCACAACCGGGGCTTTGTCAGCATCGGCTGTCAACCCTGTACCCGCCCTGTCCTGCCGGGACAGCATGAGCGCGAAGGCCGCTGGTGGTGGGAAGAAGCCACCAAGAAGGAGTGCGGGCTGCACGCCGGCAACGTCATCGCCAGCGAGTAG
- the thrH gene encoding bifunctional phosphoserine phosphatase/homoserine phosphotransferase ThrH encodes MELACLDLEGVLIPEIWIAFAEKTGIEELKATTRDIPDYDVLMRQRLKLLDQHGFGLPQIQEVIGELDPLPGAKEFLDWLRERFQVVILSDTFYEFAMPLMKKLGYPALLCHKLEVSDSGQITDYLLRQRDPKRQSVRAFQLLNYRVIAAGDSYNDTTMLKQAEAGILFHAPENVIAEFPQFPAVHTFEELKQEFLKASAIHKVG; translated from the coding sequence GTGGAACTGGCCTGCCTTGACCTTGAGGGCGTACTGATCCCCGAAATCTGGATCGCTTTTGCAGAAAAAACCGGGATTGAGGAGCTCAAGGCGACCACCCGCGATATTCCTGATTACGACGTGCTGATGCGTCAGCGCCTGAAACTGCTGGATCAGCACGGTTTCGGTTTGCCACAGATTCAGGAAGTGATCGGTGAACTGGACCCGTTGCCTGGCGCCAAGGAATTTCTGGACTGGCTACGGGAACGTTTTCAGGTGGTGATTCTCTCCGACACCTTCTACGAATTCGCCATGCCGTTGATGAAGAAGCTCGGTTATCCGGCGCTGTTGTGTCACAAGCTTGAGGTGAGCGACAGTGGGCAGATCACCGATTATCTGCTGCGTCAGCGCGATCCTAAACGCCAGTCGGTGCGGGCGTTCCAGCTGCTGAACTACCGGGTGATCGCTGCGGGTGATTCCTACAACGACACCACCATGTTAAAGCAGGCGGAGGCAGGGATTCTGTTTCATGCGCCGGAGAATGTGATTGCGGAATTCCCGCAGTTTCCGGCTGTTCATACTTTTGAGGAGCTGAAGCAGGAGTTTCTGAAGGCGAGTGCCATTCATAAAGTTGGGTGA
- the pabB gene encoding aminodeoxychorismate synthase component I codes for MAELSFFLFFEGKLGLSGYKTITRETYEQLLAHASGEPDFVYLGSVGDGDSRGVHTAFSALAATTLCSRFDENRPLLPDTVARQIEESIEPYRSHGDEPLPCIQGGWIGFISYELGYDTEPRLHALRRPLPMPLLSAGLYLWVASYNRSTSEHYLWIHPQCSETTRQKLNQWLAEPSKQFAMPFKITQPFRALQSREAFKESVARVRDYIAAGDCYQANLSQEFSAHCTGDSWEAFRALSDANPTAHSAFIRAGEQAVLSVSPERFLKIRENTVTTSPIKGTRQRGTTPEEDARLAEELLQSEKDRAENLMIVDLLRNDLSRNAANGSVEVDGLFQLESYRNVHHLVSHIRCELAPGVTPMKALLDAFPGGSITGAPKIRAMEIIRELEPHDRGPYCGSVFFRGLDDTLESNIAIRTLFCDGDGRIHCCGGGGIVSDSEPEAEYQETLTKVKPLMDFLESLDSQ; via the coding sequence GTGGCCGAATTATCATTCTTTCTATTTTTCGAGGGTAAATTGGGTCTTTCTGGTTACAAAACGATCACCCGCGAAACCTATGAGCAGCTTTTGGCACACGCCTCCGGCGAGCCGGACTTTGTCTATCTGGGCAGCGTTGGTGATGGAGACAGCCGAGGCGTCCACACCGCGTTTTCCGCCCTGGCGGCGACAACGCTGTGCAGCAGATTTGATGAGAACCGCCCTCTTCTGCCGGACACAGTTGCCCGGCAGATTGAGGAATCCATTGAGCCCTACAGATCGCACGGCGATGAGCCTTTGCCCTGCATCCAGGGAGGCTGGATCGGATTCATAAGCTATGAACTGGGCTACGACACCGAACCCCGGCTCCATGCCCTGCGACGCCCGCTTCCCATGCCACTGCTCAGCGCCGGCCTTTACCTCTGGGTCGCCAGTTACAATCGCAGTACCTCCGAACATTACCTCTGGATTCACCCACAGTGCTCTGAAACAACCCGTCAGAAGCTGAATCAGTGGCTGGCAGAGCCAAGCAAGCAGTTCGCCATGCCCTTCAAGATCACCCAGCCCTTCCGCGCCCTGCAATCCAGAGAGGCATTCAAGGAAAGCGTCGCACGCGTCCGGGATTACATCGCCGCGGGTGACTGCTACCAGGCCAATCTGTCACAAGAATTCTCGGCACACTGCACCGGTGATTCCTGGGAGGCCTTCCGGGCCCTGTCAGACGCCAACCCCACGGCCCACAGCGCGTTCATCCGGGCAGGCGAGCAGGCCGTACTGTCGGTGTCCCCGGAACGATTTCTGAAAATCCGGGAAAACACCGTCACCACCAGCCCCATCAAAGGTACCCGCCAGCGCGGTACCACACCAGAAGAGGATGCCCGCCTGGCGGAGGAATTGTTGCAGTCGGAAAAAGATCGCGCGGAAAACCTGATGATCGTGGATCTACTAAGAAATGACCTGAGCCGGAACGCGGCAAACGGCAGCGTTGAGGTAGACGGGCTGTTTCAACTCGAGTCCTACCGCAACGTCCACCACCTGGTCAGCCACATCCGCTGCGAGCTCGCCCCGGGCGTCACCCCCATGAAAGCGCTACTGGACGCCTTCCCTGGCGGCTCGATTACCGGTGCCCCGAAAATCCGCGCAATGGAAATAATCCGCGAGTTGGAACCACATGATCGAGGACCTTATTGCGGATCGGTGTTCTTCCGGGGTCTGGACGACACACTGGAAAGCAACATCGCCATTCGAACACTATTCTGTGATGGCGATGGCAGGATTCACTGCTGCGGCGGCGGTGGAATCGTGTCTGATTCCGAGCCGGAGGCGGAATACCAGGAAACACTCACCAAAGTGAAACCTCTGATGGATTTCCTCGAAAGCTTAGACAGCCAGTAA
- a CDS encoding DUF6160 family protein has translation MKGLKKIALCSAVALAPFAANADLKALNDSAMSDVTGQAGVTIDLSANVSIGEIAYEDQGFLAISDVTLGGAAPGSALDDIRLTIDVAGADPQDDLGVAALGATYLGGAGFNVSNVNETDQAVSDGDLVIALRSQSGAPVDFGLSIGEVSLNKSANGADLGSFSGSADQGTVLVSNLNITGALGPIDIVVQEESNAMNINAYFNAAGDLTMPFIGTSMGFELHNRRGDSSVTGPAGTPLEGVSFAHAQVDVGVAEDYFAADQDALTVNVQDFSGDLDLTSITMGNGVSIGSVYMTDLAITADMTIYGH, from the coding sequence ATGAAAGGCCTGAAAAAAATTGCACTCTGTTCTGCAGTGGCCCTGGCGCCATTCGCAGCTAACGCTGACCTGAAAGCCCTGAACGATTCCGCCATGAGCGACGTTACTGGCCAGGCTGGTGTGACCATCGATCTGTCCGCCAACGTATCCATCGGCGAAATCGCTTATGAAGACCAGGGCTTCCTGGCAATCTCTGACGTAACCCTCGGCGGTGCCGCTCCTGGCTCAGCTCTGGATGACATCCGCCTGACCATCGACGTCGCTGGCGCTGACCCGCAGGATGATCTGGGTGTTGCCGCTCTTGGTGCTACTTACCTTGGTGGCGCAGGTTTCAACGTGAGCAACGTTAATGAAACCGACCAAGCTGTTAGTGATGGTGACCTGGTTATCGCACTGCGCTCCCAGAGCGGTGCTCCGGTTGATTTCGGCCTGAGCATTGGCGAAGTATCCCTCAACAAGTCAGCTAATGGTGCGGACTTGGGTTCATTCTCCGGCTCTGCTGATCAGGGTACTGTTCTGGTCTCAAATCTGAACATCACCGGCGCACTTGGCCCGATTGACATCGTGGTTCAGGAAGAGTCCAACGCGATGAACATCAACGCATACTTCAATGCCGCTGGTGACCTGACAATGCCGTTCATTGGCACCAGCATGGGCTTTGAACTGCACAACCGTCGTGGTGATTCTTCTGTTACTGGCCCTGCTGGTACGCCGCTTGAAGGTGTGAGCTTTGCCCACGCTCAGGTTGACGTTGGTGTTGCCGAAGACTACTTCGCAGCTGACCAAGACGCTCTGACTGTTAACGTTCAGGACTTCTCTGGTGATCTGGACCTGACCAGCATCACTATGGGTAACGGTGTATCCATCGGTTCTGTTTACATGACCGACCTGGCTATTACCGCCGACATGACCATCTACGGTCACTAA
- a CDS encoding DUF6160 family protein has protein sequence MSSFLKMFPVALAFGMSPAAYAELESITDGELSGVTGQSGLTIDYSGRMSMQQFRYEDSGELVAEDIRSGGAGVTDAGLAAGYGENLDDARLTFDIAADGGLDILWQSQSGQSMDWGFVAGTVAVGDGAPGPRTRIFSDLQGWGQLRTAQHSVLPASESALNRSTIYNYAAFTTEALSSSKTSATIGIDGGYIKSPDFSGSGLDEMDLTDQIPAWAGGQRARSTTPMDDLRAGFAAVETSTYAVNAGEGAAVNDSLAIEVTGFAADVGAQNISVGQMDMGSVALDNIQISDTIVTLTP, from the coding sequence ATGTCCTCTTTTCTGAAGATGTTTCCCGTCGCCCTGGCGTTTGGCATGTCTCCGGCTGCTTATGCCGAGCTGGAATCCATTACCGATGGCGAGCTTTCCGGTGTTACCGGGCAGAGTGGGCTGACCATCGATTACAGCGGTCGCATGAGCATGCAACAGTTTCGATATGAGGATTCCGGCGAACTGGTTGCGGAAGACATTCGTTCCGGTGGTGCAGGTGTCACCGATGCAGGACTTGCTGCCGGTTACGGCGAAAACCTTGACGATGCCCGGCTGACCTTTGATATCGCCGCCGACGGTGGGTTGGATATTCTGTGGCAATCCCAGAGTGGTCAGTCGATGGACTGGGGTTTTGTAGCAGGAACCGTCGCCGTGGGTGACGGAGCACCGGGCCCGAGAACCCGTATTTTCAGTGATCTCCAGGGCTGGGGTCAGCTGCGCACGGCGCAACACAGTGTGCTGCCAGCTTCCGAATCGGCCCTGAACCGCAGCACTATTTATAACTATGCGGCGTTTACCACGGAAGCGCTGTCATCGTCCAAAACATCCGCCACCATCGGTATTGATGGCGGTTACATTAAAAGCCCGGATTTCAGTGGCAGTGGACTCGACGAGATGGACCTGACCGATCAGATTCCGGCCTGGGCCGGTGGCCAGCGAGCCCGTTCGACAACCCCTATGGACGATCTGCGCGCCGGTTTTGCAGCGGTGGAGACCTCAACCTATGCGGTTAACGCAGGCGAGGGCGCTGCCGTCAATGATTCTCTTGCCATCGAAGTGACCGGGTTCGCAGCGGATGTGGGCGCTCAGAATATTTCCGTCGGGCAGATGGATATGGGGAGCGTGGCGCTGGACAACATCCAGATCTCGGACACGATTGTCACGCTCACGCCCTGA
- a CDS encoding DUF58 domain-containing protein, with protein MKKRIKSRWRRWINKRIPRRDSQIFSQRNIFILPTGAGVVFGILLLIMLITGINYQNSLIYLLTFILGAVFVAAMHQTHRNLAGLEITLLSGGEGFPGEALPFRFRAVVSGHDSVALSLSCHEARVDQQHVFESEPANLSLSLLSARRGYFRPDRIRVETRFPFGLLKAWSWLRPVSAGIVYPAPIPAPEVASTVQDGDRTDDARSVDGNDHADIRPWREGDPSQRVLWKRFARTGEMVIADWEGEQGSPQWLDYEAFRGVDQELRLSYLAYQVIERMKTNQPFGLNLPGQVIEPDVGKTHGNRCLKALAVFGIEKPREGDALPFGTRRKDAAAGAVA; from the coding sequence ATGAAAAAACGAATCAAAAGTCGCTGGCGGCGATGGATCAACAAGCGTATTCCAAGGCGCGACAGCCAGATTTTCAGTCAGCGCAACATCTTTATTTTACCCACCGGCGCTGGCGTGGTTTTCGGCATACTGCTGCTGATCATGTTGATTACCGGCATCAACTATCAGAATAGCCTGATTTATCTGCTCACCTTTATCCTGGGAGCCGTTTTCGTGGCGGCGATGCATCAGACCCACAGGAATCTTGCCGGGCTGGAAATCACGCTGCTGAGCGGTGGCGAGGGGTTTCCCGGTGAGGCGCTGCCGTTCCGGTTTCGCGCGGTGGTCAGTGGCCACGATTCGGTAGCCCTGTCGCTGTCCTGTCATGAGGCGCGGGTGGATCAGCAGCATGTGTTCGAGTCCGAACCCGCGAATCTTTCACTGTCGCTTTTATCTGCCCGCAGGGGTTATTTCCGGCCCGATCGCATTCGTGTAGAGACCCGCTTTCCTTTCGGTTTGCTGAAGGCCTGGTCTTGGCTGAGGCCGGTGTCGGCGGGCATTGTGTATCCTGCGCCGATTCCGGCACCGGAAGTTGCAAGCACCGTTCAGGACGGCGACCGGACCGACGACGCCCGCTCCGTTGACGGCAATGACCATGCGGATATCCGCCCCTGGCGTGAGGGAGACCCAAGTCAGAGAGTGCTTTGGAAGCGTTTTGCCCGAACCGGTGAGATGGTCATAGCCGACTGGGAGGGCGAGCAGGGCAGTCCTCAATGGCTGGATTATGAAGCCTTTCGTGGTGTCGATCAGGAGCTGCGGCTAAGTTACCTGGCGTACCAGGTAATAGAGCGGATGAAGACTAACCAGCCCTTCGGACTCAATCTGCCGGGGCAGGTGATCGAACCGGATGTGGGTAAGACTCACGGCAACCGTTGCCTCAAGGCCCTGGCGGTTTTCGGGATCGAGAAGCCACGGGAGGGCGACGCTCTGCCGTTCGGGACCCGCCGCAAAGACGCCGCAGCGGGAGCAGTCGCATGA
- a CDS encoding transglutaminase TgpA family protein: protein MIRRFRRKQTSESRADLIPGAALIWLMAAFALLLLPQWDRLPVWLTVSCVLLAAWRWLAQTGRLRLPGKWSRAGLMIVLVGVYVATVQGRFTVETASSFFVLAVGLKWLETRSVRDFYVLLFILVYLASVNFLFHQEIHWTIVNLAGVMVLFIGLQVLNAPGIPGSARSSWKRLGLMFLKTLPVVVLLFVFFPRMAPLWSVPLVSGEARTGISDTMTPGDISSLAQSSELAFRVTFGDDIPARRDLYWRGLILDRLDGDTWRQSRGQGFRRPGEVALDGGVGPLKPNEYDVLLEPTYETWAFALDGSEAVSDNVRKTDNSLFRFNRPADTTLRYRLALPSAPRVDSESLGDARRYLQLPASGNPRARDLAQSLRQQSSGPLEFAENVLSRFRQQQYYYTLRPPQMPDNGIDALLFDVKRGFCAHYAGAMTFLMRSAGIPARVVIGYQGGQPGADSEYLIVRQYDAHAWVEAWIQGQGWVRFDPTAAISPARIESGLREAVQEEGSFLENDWTSPQRYGDMALVQWASLQLDKMNYQWQRWVVGYQGQSQMDLMSRLPGGIGLRELGYVTAAVVGGALLFAGLFTALKGRSFARRDPFSRVLNRWYSMCEDAGVPVRYGETPSQQASRLAQAEPSVAASARTFAALVNRHYYAGGQGANEDIGRMKRLLATLKRQLKRANS from the coding sequence ATGATTCGCCGTTTCCGACGAAAACAGACCTCCGAAAGCCGCGCGGATCTGATTCCGGGTGCGGCCCTGATCTGGCTGATGGCGGCGTTTGCACTGCTGTTGCTGCCTCAGTGGGATCGACTTCCCGTATGGCTCACCGTCAGCTGTGTGTTGCTTGCAGCATGGCGCTGGCTGGCCCAGACGGGAAGGCTGAGGTTGCCGGGCAAGTGGTCCCGGGCGGGGCTGATGATTGTTCTGGTGGGCGTTTATGTGGCCACAGTTCAGGGCCGGTTTACGGTGGAAACCGCCTCATCGTTTTTCGTGCTGGCGGTTGGGCTGAAATGGCTGGAAACCCGCTCGGTGCGGGACTTTTACGTTCTCTTATTTATCCTGGTCTATCTGGCATCGGTGAACTTTCTGTTCCATCAGGAAATACACTGGACCATCGTTAACCTGGCCGGTGTGATGGTGCTGTTTATCGGCCTACAGGTGCTCAATGCGCCGGGCATTCCGGGGTCGGCCCGGTCGAGTTGGAAGCGGTTGGGGCTGATGTTCCTCAAAACACTGCCGGTAGTGGTGCTTCTGTTCGTGTTTTTCCCGCGGATGGCGCCTCTCTGGAGCGTGCCGCTGGTGTCGGGTGAGGCCCGCACCGGTATCAGCGACACCATGACCCCCGGGGATATTTCCAGCCTTGCCCAGAGCAGTGAGCTGGCTTTCCGGGTGACCTTTGGTGACGACATACCGGCCCGCCGAGATCTTTACTGGCGTGGATTAATTCTGGATCGGCTGGATGGCGATACCTGGCGCCAAAGTCGGGGGCAGGGTTTTCGCCGCCCCGGCGAAGTGGCACTCGACGGCGGCGTTGGCCCGTTGAAACCGAATGAGTATGACGTACTGCTGGAACCTACCTACGAGACATGGGCCTTTGCCCTGGATGGCTCCGAGGCTGTGTCCGACAATGTCCGGAAGACAGACAACAGCCTTTTCCGGTTCAACCGGCCTGCCGACACCACGCTCCGGTATCGTCTGGCGTTGCCATCGGCGCCCCGGGTTGACTCCGAATCTTTGGGTGACGCGCGCCGGTATCTGCAGTTGCCCGCGTCTGGCAACCCCCGGGCCCGGGATCTGGCGCAGTCTTTGCGGCAGCAGTCCTCCGGGCCGCTGGAATTTGCCGAGAATGTGCTTAGCCGCTTTCGGCAGCAGCAGTACTATTACACTCTCAGGCCGCCGCAAATGCCGGACAATGGCATTGACGCATTACTATTCGACGTCAAACGGGGATTCTGCGCCCACTACGCCGGCGCCATGACGTTCCTGATGAGGTCGGCGGGCATTCCTGCACGGGTGGTGATCGGTTATCAGGGTGGCCAGCCGGGGGCAGATAGTGAATATCTGATTGTTCGGCAATACGATGCCCACGCCTGGGTTGAGGCCTGGATTCAGGGGCAGGGCTGGGTGAGGTTTGACCCGACGGCGGCCATTTCCCCGGCGCGCATCGAGTCCGGTCTGCGGGAAGCAGTCCAGGAAGAGGGATCCTTCCTTGAGAACGACTGGACCTCTCCCCAGCGATATGGCGATATGGCGCTGGTGCAGTGGGCTTCCCTGCAACTGGATAAAATGAACTACCAGTGGCAGCGCTGGGTGGTGGGTTATCAGGGCCAGTCCCAGATGGACCTGATGTCCCGATTGCCGGGCGGTATCGGATTAAGGGAGCTGGGTTACGTGACGGCTGCGGTGGTCGGCGGTGCCCTGTTGTTTGCCGGGTTATTCACGGCGCTGAAAGGCCGATCTTTTGCCCGACGAGATCCGTTTTCCCGGGTTCTGAACCGGTGGTACTCGATGTGCGAAGACGCCGGTGTACCGGTGCGCTACGGAGAAACCCCTTCCCAGCAGGCCTCCCGTCTGGCGCAGGCAGAGCCATCCGTGGCCGCGTCCGCCCGTACCTTTGCCGCTCTGGTCAACAGGCATTACTATGCCGGGGGGCAGGGGGCGAACGAGGACATCGGAAGGATGAAACGGCTGCTGGCCACCCTAAAAAGGCAATTGAAACGCGCGAATTCCTGA
- the holB gene encoding DNA polymerase III subunit delta' yields the protein MNNSTTPMPWLDEPRERLRQSLADNRLPHALLVTGEEGVGKRAFADRFAALLVCEQPDMAKGVRCGRCKQCELASADTHPDIRRYAPEKSRVIKVDQVRALSSFAVASPQVAGRKVAVIDRADQLNINSANALLKTLEEPASDLVLILLQESGRPVLPTIRSRCQVQGIATPSSAQAAQWLRAEIEQMALESPPTSEQCDRALRLAANAPRLALEYVTGDFLSLRDEAFEQFRSFMKGQISVGDAAKPFKTLGLEASLWLFEGWAGDLARIKAGGLARDEEASEMLGFLARTNPAWRAHELIDLVHEARSAAVYNVSPDLEAGRLLIAWQKLMPVKRAAG from the coding sequence TTGAACAACTCCACCACCCCCATGCCCTGGCTGGACGAGCCCAGGGAACGGCTTCGCCAGAGTCTGGCTGACAATCGGTTGCCCCACGCTTTGCTGGTCACCGGTGAAGAAGGGGTGGGCAAACGGGCTTTTGCCGACCGGTTCGCGGCCCTGCTGGTGTGCGAGCAGCCGGACATGGCCAAGGGTGTGCGCTGCGGTCGCTGCAAACAGTGTGAGCTGGCTTCCGCGGACACCCATCCGGATATCCGTCGCTATGCCCCGGAAAAAAGCCGGGTGATCAAGGTGGATCAGGTTCGGGCGCTGTCTTCCTTTGCGGTAGCGTCCCCCCAGGTAGCAGGTCGCAAGGTGGCGGTGATCGACAGGGCGGATCAGCTCAATATCAATTCCGCCAATGCTCTCCTGAAAACCCTGGAAGAGCCTGCCTCGGATCTTGTGCTGATCCTGTTGCAGGAAAGCGGCCGACCGGTTCTGCCCACTATCCGGTCACGCTGTCAGGTGCAGGGCATTGCCACGCCGTCATCGGCCCAGGCAGCACAGTGGCTACGGGCCGAGATTGAGCAGATGGCGCTGGAATCGCCGCCAACGTCAGAACAGTGCGACCGCGCTCTGCGGCTGGCGGCCAATGCGCCCAGGCTTGCCCTGGAATACGTGACCGGCGATTTTCTGTCGTTACGGGATGAGGCCTTCGAGCAGTTCCGGAGCTTCATGAAAGGCCAGATTTCAGTGGGTGACGCGGCGAAGCCGTTCAAGACACTCGGGCTGGAGGCGTCTCTATGGCTGTTTGAAGGCTGGGCGGGGGATCTCGCCCGGATCAAGGCCGGCGGCCTTGCCAGGGACGAAGAGGCGTCCGAAATGCTCGGATTTCTGGCCAGAACCAATCCGGCCTGGCGGGCTCACGAGCTGATTGATCTGGTGCATGAGGCGCGTTCTGCAGCGGTTTATAACGTCAGCCCGGATCTGGAGGCGGGCCGGCTGCTGATTGCCTGGCAGAAACTGATGCCGGTCAAGCGCGCCGCCGGTTAG
- a CDS encoding PilZ domain-containing protein, translating into MGPGFGARSGILTLTIKDKAVLYAAYMPYIRQGGLFIPTQKQYQLGDEVFLLLNLMDEPEKIPVAGKVIWITPKGAQGNRAAGIGVQFNGDDETARTKIESYLAGSLSSDRPTHTM; encoded by the coding sequence ATGGGCCCGGGTTTTGGTGCACGCAGTGGTATTCTCACCCTGACGATCAAAGACAAGGCCGTGTTGTACGCAGCCTATATGCCGTACATCCGCCAGGGCGGTCTGTTTATTCCGACCCAGAAGCAGTACCAGCTTGGGGACGAAGTGTTCCTGCTGCTGAACCTGATGGATGAACCGGAGAAGATACCGGTGGCCGGCAAGGTTATCTGGATCACCCCGAAAGGTGCCCAGGGCAACCGGGCGGCAGGCATTGGTGTTCAGTTCAATGGCGACGATGAAACCGCCCGTACCAAAATCGAATCCTATCTGGCAGGTTCCCTGAGCTCAGATCGCCCCACCCATACAATGTAA